TATTTTTGCCTTCATCTACAGGATGTTCGTAGCCATCGACCACAATATCCCATAGGTCAGGATCAtatcctagaaagaaacttttattctatctttctagtattcaaagttttccccATCAAACCCTGGATCTTtatctgacacggttaagtgtttgcacccagaaccaattgctctgatgccaattgaaggttatgaaaacaattagaaaggggggggggggtgaataattGGTTTCTTTTTCGCTCACAATAAAAAATGACACAGTATTTTAATCCTGGTTCGTTATAActcaactactccagtccacccgccaaggtgatttcgcctctctcaatcgaggacttaatccactgtaatcaaaactgattacaactgcacaaccaactgtcgtgactaatAACCTTGCACAAACGGAATGCTTGTGACTAACAATCTCTAAGACTAAACTAGTCCTAGAcctcttgagaaatctgacccaactggtctctcaaggaactgTTACAAGTTAACAATAGTGCTTAAGATTTGCTTCTagaaagctttaatcacaactgtgatatttcactgagTGTTTAGTACAGAAACTATGAACTCAGAATAAAGATAAAGTTCTTCGGCATAAGAGTTCTTCGTTTGAATTTGAGCAGCTGTTCTTGCTTTGTATATCAGCTCTTTTTGTGTTATGTTGTATGTTCGCGTATATGTATgtctatttttgttgttgttcaaatgatcttctatttatagtGTTTAGAAGATTTCGTCTGATGCTGGATAATAGGCTATCTTAGCCTTTCATGTTTGCGTGTTATCTTGGATAAACTTGCTTTCCACACTTCTTGAGACTTGTAACTAAATCTGCTTTTAGCCGTTAATAATCATTATGTCTCCAACGGTAATCTTTCTTCTGTCTGAGTATTTTATCTTTGTATTTCTTCAAGAAAACTTCTTTTTGACTTTGTAAAGATAACGTCTATCAGAGTTATGCTTCAGCAGTTAGTGCTTAACGAAGCTTCTTTATTATAACTTCTTCAGACTTCAGCGTGACTGTCTTTCAGCATTTGTATGTAGTCCAAGTTCTGATGGTACTAGTTTTGTTTGATCTTCAGCATACAATTAAAACTTCTTCTGAAATAAGAGATACATAATTAGAGTATCATATTTACTTatacaatttatttaattgttatcatcaaaacactaaataAGATTAGaatcaaactatgttctaacatttATCATGCAAACTTCTAAAGTTTGAGCTTTTTTACAGACTAGAGGCATGCACACTCTTATTCGGGATACAGAACTATCCAAGCATGACTTTGTTTTTTATTCAGATCGGCTAATTCGTTTGGTAGGTCATGCTTTATACAGTGTGACGGGGTTTACATCCTCCACTAACAAACTAATATTATTATCACTGGTCTTAACAGGTAATGGAACATGGTCTTTGTTACTTGCCATTTACAGAAAAACAAGTTATCACACCTACAGGTGTGTCTAAGGAAGATGAGATATCATTCAATTGATTAAATTTATGACAAATAGAAAGACTGCTAAATCATTTTTTTTCACATTTCAGGATCAATTTATATTGGAGTTGATTTTTGTAAGAAACTGGGTGGAGTATCTATTATTCGAAGGTATTTTTTCTAACGACTTCTtcagttttttttataagcaactaCTTCTTCAGTTGTTTTATTAATTAAGGAAAGGAAAATTTATAACTTACCATAATTTACAGTGGTGAAAGCATGGAAAATGCTTTGCGTGCATGCTATAAAGgaataaaaataggaaaaattcTCATCCACCGTGGAGGTGATGAAACTCAGGTAATCAGTTTCCATATTTTACTCTATTCTTTCTTGAATTTGTTAGTTAAGTCTTGAAATGTAACTTatcacaatgttttctttctaTAAGCTTATTTATGAGAAGCTCCCTAAAGACATTTCAAAGAGACATGTTCTTCTCATGGACCCAGTACTTGGCACAGGTCATTTATCAGAAGTCACAACTTTTTATTCaccataatataatatttaacacTGTCTCACTATATATACAACAAGTTTATTCTGAGTAACAATACTATATTATAATCACAACAATATAAGATTGGAAAACATTAACATCATGTACCTTATTAGTTATTGAATTGTTCAGGTAACTCTGCGAGCCAACAATCGAGCTTCTTATTAAGAAAGGAGTTCCAGAGTCCCAGATAATATTCCTTAACCTTGTCAATCTAGAGTCCAATTGCCAAGCCTCGGAGGCGGCCGAGCTTGTTGGTTTCCCTGCTGAAGTTCCACGATGAACTTCTCCGCCAATTCATGGCGTTTGTAGGGGAAATAAAGCCTCGATATACAAATATCGACTTTCGATGTTGCCGGCAAAGAATGCCAGCATGTTTCTCAGTCTTCGGGTATCAAACCTCGGCCAAGCGTTAGCCGTCTTTCTTGTTTCTATTGCTTTCAAGATTTGATAATGTGATGAAAAGGATGAAGTGAATCGATTTCTTGTATAGAACAGCAAGCATAAGGAATAGAAATACGGATTCTCTCATCATCCGTAGCAAATACTAGCATTTCAAATacggaatttttttttattaaaaaatgatatacggaaaaaaatctactactaatctaaatatttttatatacgaaatttaatattgatccaaatatttctgtaaacgatacctaaacaaaaattaagtctctatacgggaaaaaaatctattattgatcttaatatttttatatacaaaaaatgttatttatgatccaaatattttttattcaaaaatgacataggccaaaaaatctattattgatttaaaaaatttgatatacgaaaatttaatattgatccaaatattattgtaaatgattcctaaataaaaataatatttatatacgaaaaaaatatattatttacgaaaaatgatatttatgatccaaatatttttattcaaaaatggtatacctgtttactgtggaaattggtAAATAACCGCTAGTCCTCCCAAAGCCTACGAACTAAGGCTCACTCGCAGAATCGACTAGTTTATCCTAAGACACGTGCTAATGCAACTAAGGTTTGGCTTGTTCAGTTTGTTACAATATTCGACTCTAAGAGAAACAGTTTCCTACAAAGAGTTTGAACAAGCGGAGCTTTCCTCAAAAAAGTGCTAATGTTATCAACTGAAGGTGACTCGTGACCGATATAACGCTATAACATTTAGAAAAGATACACAACGAATGCATCTATGGTGAATTCCATTATCGTAATAGAACCAGTGTCGACAACATACACAATGATGTAGAAAGATAGTTCAAACGTAAATGACAATAAAACAAAATGTCCAAGAGGAACAATTGAAAAATAAGGAAATTGCATTGAAGTAAAAATGGTGATTCACGTACATTAGCACTCTTGAAAACTCTTTGCTTCCTCGCGTTGGAAATGTGAAGTTTTTACAAGTGATTTAGTACAAGTGAACACCCCGAAGTCCTTTGTTGGATCTCCTATTTATAATACAATAAAGTAACTGCCTACGCGTTAAAATAACTGCAAAGTAATTGGCTGCAAGCTAGATGTCTTGTTGCTCGACCCAAGTAATTGTTCCCCATGTTTTTTGCGCTTGTTCTGAGGATTACTTTTACGCTAACCGCTggcatttgaaactcaaattatCCCGCTCGAGTTTTCTTCTCGACACTACCCTTCAGCGCATAACCACATCAAAACTTTTCTAAGTCAAGGAAAGATTCGACCAGTTTTATAGATTGTGTCGACTTTTCCTTTTTACCAGCTTGTCACTTCGTGAGCTTTTCTCCAT
This genomic stretch from Vicia villosa cultivar HV-30 ecotype Madison, WI unplaced genomic scaffold, Vvil1.0 ctg.000195F_1_1_1, whole genome shotgun sequence harbors:
- the LOC131625225 gene encoding uridine/cytidine kinase UKL1, chloroplastic-like, giving the protein MHTLIRDTELSKHDFVFYSDRLIRLVMEHGLCYLPFTEKQVITPTGSIYIGVDFCKKLGGVSIIRSGESMENALRACYKGIKIGKILIHRGGDETQLIYEKLPKDISKRHVLLMDPVLGTGNSASQQSSFLLRKEFQSPR